Proteins encoded in a region of the Triplophysa dalaica isolate WHDGS20190420 chromosome 10, ASM1584641v1, whole genome shotgun sequence genome:
- the LOC130429976 gene encoding uncharacterized protein LOC130429976 isoform X2 translates to MRSFSKSIVLLLVCGLFVDVTDEKSVSVNEGESVTLHTDVTKLQNDDKIRWRFGEEGSATLIAEMTGGGAINFENFGRFKDRLQILDLQTGDLIIKNIRHKHSGRYEVDYENNTGTTYQRLRVTVNGAPPVFKSDTCEVKSESVMEGDSVTLNTDIQTQRGDLILWRFGDDGVLIAKHDKEDNKSSIYDDVLDGRFRDRLKLDPHTGSLIITNTKTTDTGLYKLKISSNRDTKYRTFSVSVSESGQSAGLLTITVAVALVFGVFSVIVYRRINYESQKRKVKEKKVTKGDSVTLETHVNKPQSDDVIEWSFRDKVIASIRTLNDQLRERLDLDDQTGYLIITNIRTEDAGLYKVKISSSSRLKSFLQFITGGGPSYRQYNVRVIDIQRISTLNTLESMT, encoded by the exons ATGAGGAGCTTTTCTAAAAGCATCGTGTTACTGCTCGTCTGCG gtttGTTTGTTGATGTGACAGATGAGAAGTCCGTGTCAGTGAATGAGGGAGAATCagtcactctacacactgatgtaACTAAACTACAGAATGATGACAAGATACGGTGGAGGTTTGGAGAAGAAGGTTCTGCCACACTTATAGCTGAAATGACTGGTGGAGGTGCTATAAATTTTGAAAATTTTGGTCGATTCAAAGACAGACTGCAGATATTAGATcttcagactggagatctcatcatcaaaAACATTAGACACAAACACTCTGGACGATATGAAGTAGATTATGAGAACAACACTGGAACAACATACCAGAGATTGAGAGTTACTGTCAATG GTGCTCCTCCTGTTTTTAAATCTGACACATGTGAAGTGAAGTCAGaatcagtgatggagggagattctgtgacTCTAAACACTGATATTCAAACACAGAGAGGTGATCTGATactgtggaggtttggagatgaTGGTGTTCTCATAGCTAAACATGATAAAGAAGACAATAAGAGCTCAATATATGATGATGTTCTTGAtgggagattcagagacagactgaagctggatcctcacactggatctctcatcatcacaaacaccaaaaccacagacactggactttataaactaaagATCAGCAGCAATAGAGACACAAAATACAGGACATTCAGTGTTTCTGTCAGTG AATCTGGTCAATCTGCAGGACTGCTGACTATTACTGTTGCTGTTGCTCttgtttttggtgtttttagTGTGATTGTGTATCGCCGCATTAATTATGAAAGTCAGAAACGAAAGG TTAAAGAGAAGAAAGTGACTAaaggagattctgtcactctagAGACTCATGTCAATAAACCTCagtctgatgatgtcatcgagtGGAGCTTTAGAGATAAAGTGATAGCCTCAATCAGAACATTGAATGATCAATTAAGAGAGAGACTGGATttggatgatcagactggatatctcatcatcacaaacatcagaacagaaGACGCTGGActgtataaagtaaagatcagcAGCAGCAGTCGACTGAAATCATTCCTTCAGTTCATCACTGGTGGAGGACCATCATACCGTCAATACAATGTTAGAGTCATAG
- the LOC130429976 gene encoding uncharacterized protein LOC130429976 isoform X1, producing the protein MSHQQSGKEKKEREDRERQSPCCSCLFVDVTDEKSVSVNEGESVTLHTDVTKLQNDDKIRWRFGEEGSATLIAEMTGGGAINFENFGRFKDRLQILDLQTGDLIIKNIRHKHSGRYEVDYENNTGTTYQRLRVTVNGAPPVFKSDTCEVKSESVMEGDSVTLNTDIQTQRGDLILWRFGDDGVLIAKHDKEDNKSSIYDDVLDGRFRDRLKLDPHTGSLIITNTKTTDTGLYKLKISSNRDTKYRTFSVSVSESGQSAGLLTITVAVALVFGVFSVIVYRRINYESQKRKVKEKKVTKGDSVTLETHVNKPQSDDVIEWSFRDKVIASIRTLNDQLRERLDLDDQTGYLIITNIRTEDAGLYKVKISSSSRLKSFLQFITGGGPSYRQYNVRVIDIQRISTLNTLESMT; encoded by the exons atgtCACATCAACAGTCagggaaagaaaagaaggaaagagaagacagagaacgccaaagtccatgttgttcat gtttGTTTGTTGATGTGACAGATGAGAAGTCCGTGTCAGTGAATGAGGGAGAATCagtcactctacacactgatgtaACTAAACTACAGAATGATGACAAGATACGGTGGAGGTTTGGAGAAGAAGGTTCTGCCACACTTATAGCTGAAATGACTGGTGGAGGTGCTATAAATTTTGAAAATTTTGGTCGATTCAAAGACAGACTGCAGATATTAGATcttcagactggagatctcatcatcaaaAACATTAGACACAAACACTCTGGACGATATGAAGTAGATTATGAGAACAACACTGGAACAACATACCAGAGATTGAGAGTTACTGTCAATG GTGCTCCTCCTGTTTTTAAATCTGACACATGTGAAGTGAAGTCAGaatcagtgatggagggagattctgtgacTCTAAACACTGATATTCAAACACAGAGAGGTGATCTGATactgtggaggtttggagatgaTGGTGTTCTCATAGCTAAACATGATAAAGAAGACAATAAGAGCTCAATATATGATGATGTTCTTGAtgggagattcagagacagactgaagctggatcctcacactggatctctcatcatcacaaacaccaaaaccacagacactggactttataaactaaagATCAGCAGCAATAGAGACACAAAATACAGGACATTCAGTGTTTCTGTCAGTG AATCTGGTCAATCTGCAGGACTGCTGACTATTACTGTTGCTGTTGCTCttgtttttggtgtttttagTGTGATTGTGTATCGCCGCATTAATTATGAAAGTCAGAAACGAAAGG TTAAAGAGAAGAAAGTGACTAaaggagattctgtcactctagAGACTCATGTCAATAAACCTCagtctgatgatgtcatcgagtGGAGCTTTAGAGATAAAGTGATAGCCTCAATCAGAACATTGAATGATCAATTAAGAGAGAGACTGGATttggatgatcagactggatatctcatcatcacaaacatcagaacagaaGACGCTGGActgtataaagtaaagatcagcAGCAGCAGTCGACTGAAATCATTCCTTCAGTTCATCACTGGTGGAGGACCATCATACCGTCAATACAATGTTAGAGTCATAG